A genomic region of Methanofollis fontis contains the following coding sequences:
- a CDS encoding 2-oxoacid:acceptor oxidoreductase subunit alpha has protein sequence MTRHEFWQGNTACAEGALAAGCRFFGGYPITPSTEIAEHMARRMPKVDGVFVQMEDELASMASIIGASWAGMRSMTATSGPGFSLMMENIGYAIMTETPCVVVDVQRGGPSTGQPTRASQGDMMQCRFGSHGDISIIAVSPASVQEMYELTAKAFNLADRYRVPTFVMTDEIIGHMRERIDIPESVDITPRRPLEKGTLPFAAGEDGVPGFPAFGHGHGVHVTGLTHDERGYPSTTDPHVHEALVRRLVEKVEGARREMADFEAVHPDAEVVFISYGAPARSVAQVIRDMDDERVGHLRLRVVWPFPEFALEIFTSARVFLVPELNLGQIALEAAARTNVPVVPIPEIGGELHMPERLIEMAEGYL, from the coding sequence TTGACACGCCATGAATTCTGGCAGGGAAACACCGCCTGCGCCGAGGGGGCGCTTGCGGCAGGGTGCCGTTTCTTCGGGGGCTACCCCATCACCCCCTCGACCGAGATCGCTGAGCACATGGCCCGGAGGATGCCGAAGGTGGACGGCGTGTTCGTCCAGATGGAGGACGAACTCGCCAGCATGGCCTCCATAATCGGCGCCTCCTGGGCAGGCATGCGCTCGATGACTGCCACATCCGGGCCCGGATTCTCGCTGATGATGGAGAACATCGGGTATGCGATCATGACCGAGACCCCCTGCGTGGTCGTGGATGTGCAGCGGGGCGGACCGAGCACCGGTCAACCGACCCGCGCCTCGCAGGGCGATATGATGCAGTGCCGCTTCGGGTCGCACGGCGATATCAGCATCATCGCCGTCTCGCCGGCCTCGGTGCAGGAGATGTACGAACTCACGGCCAAGGCCTTTAACCTGGCAGACCGCTACCGGGTGCCGACCTTTGTGATGACCGACGAGATCATCGGGCACATGCGCGAGCGGATCGATATACCGGAGAGTGTGGATATCACGCCCCGCCGCCCCCTGGAGAAGGGGACGCTCCCCTTCGCCGCTGGAGAGGACGGTGTGCCAGGTTTCCCGGCGTTCGGTCATGGGCACGGGGTGCATGTCACCGGCCTCACCCACGACGAGCGGGGATACCCCTCCACCACCGATCCCCATGTGCACGAGGCCCTCGTCCGCAGGCTGGTGGAGAAAGTGGAGGGCGCCCGCCGCGAGATGGCGGACTTCGAGGCGGTGCACCCGGACGCCGAGGTGGTGTTCATCTCCTACGGCGCCCCCGCACGCTCGGTGGCGCAGGTGATCCGCGACATGGACGATGAACGGGTGGGCCACCTCCGCCTGCGGGTGGTCTGGCCCTTCCCGGAGTTTGCGCTGGAGATCTTCACGTCCGCCCGCGTCTTCCTGGTGCCGGAGTTGAACCTGGGCCAGATCGCCCTCGAGGCGGCGGCCCGGACCAATGTACCGGTGGTGCCGATACCGGAGATCGGGGGCGAACTCCATATGCCCGAACGGCTGATCGAGATGGCGGAGGGATACCTGTGA
- a CDS encoding 4Fe-4S dicluster domain-containing protein, with protein MKLIIDETRCKGCNLCTLVCPYSIFQEGTTPNRRGVVVPVLDRPERCTNCRLQKLYGRVLCGVCQMICPDQAIRWVDEKPYEPQKVVIEY; from the coding sequence ATGAAGCTCATCATCGACGAGACCAGGTGCAAGGGCTGCAACCTCTGCACGCTGGTCTGCCCATATTCAATCTTTCAGGAGGGCACGACACCGAACAGGAGGGGCGTCGTGGTGCCGGTCCTTGACCGTCCCGAGCGCTGCACCAACTGCCGCCTGCAGAAACTCTACGGGCGGGTGCTCTGTGGTGTCTGCCAGATGATCTGTCCGGACCAGGCGATCCGCTGGGTGGACGAGAAACCCTACGAACCGCAGAAGGTGGTGATTGAGTATTGA
- a CDS encoding FumA C-terminus/TtdB family hydratase beta subunit: MIDLTIPLGAEVLDLRAGDSLTLSGTVYTARDEAHLRMMEEGIPFDPRGAAVYHCGPVIMDDRVIAAGPTTSARMNALSGFLLDAGVRALIGKGGMDAGVREALRGRGVYLAFTGGCAALAAARMQLLGVHYADLGMAEAVWEIELDRLPLIVGIDAHGGDLFERVGREAKLQFERRFNK, from the coding sequence ATGATCGACCTGACGATACCCCTGGGGGCGGAGGTGCTGGACCTGCGGGCCGGCGACAGCCTCACCCTCTCGGGGACGGTATATACGGCGCGGGACGAGGCGCATCTACGGATGATGGAGGAGGGGATCCCCTTCGATCCCCGCGGGGCGGCGGTCTACCACTGCGGTCCGGTGATCATGGATGACCGGGTGATCGCCGCCGGGCCGACAACATCGGCGCGGATGAACGCCCTCTCCGGGTTCCTCCTCGACGCCGGGGTCAGAGCCCTCATCGGCAAGGGCGGCATGGACGCCGGGGTTCGGGAGGCGCTCCGCGGCCGCGGCGTCTATCTCGCCTTCACCGGCGGGTGCGCCGCCCTGGCGGCGGCACGGATGCAGCTGCTCGGGGTCCACTACGCAGACCTGGGCATGGCCGAGGCGGTCTGGGAGATCGAACTCGACCGTCTCCCCCTGATCGTGGGGATCGACGCCCACGGCGGCGACCTCTTCGAGCGGGTCGGCCGCGAGGCGAAACTACAATTTGAACGCCGGTTCAATAAATAA
- a CDS encoding fumarate hydratase, producing MESTANGFLEAVASATAETLRQAETTLPPDVLQALESALERETGAVARNQLENILENVRYAGEHALPLCQDTGVPVVYLSIPPTVPLTAGIEEAVAEGVRRATREVPLRPNVVDPLSRQNTGDNTGGGMPAIHLRRGDEFSITVLPKGAGAENCSAIAMLLPSRTGDVARFAAETVLKAGGKPCPPVVIGIGIGSTFDGAAALAKEALLEPIDYMTPYEQEICDGINALGIGPMGLGGATTALAVKVRTGHCHTASLPVAVNVQCWAHRRATRRISL from the coding sequence ATGGAGAGCACGGCAAACGGGTTTCTGGAGGCGGTCGCATCGGCAACCGCGGAGACGCTCCGCCAGGCCGAGACGACGCTGCCACCGGACGTGCTACAGGCGCTTGAATCTGCGCTTGAGCGCGAGACGGGCGCCGTTGCCAGAAACCAGCTCGAAAACATCCTGGAGAATGTCAGGTACGCCGGGGAGCATGCCCTGCCCCTGTGTCAGGATACCGGGGTGCCGGTCGTGTATCTCAGCATTCCCCCCACCGTCCCCCTCACCGCCGGCATCGAGGAGGCGGTTGCGGAAGGGGTGCGCCGGGCCACCAGGGAGGTGCCGCTCAGACCGAATGTGGTCGATCCCCTCAGCCGCCAGAACACCGGGGACAACACCGGCGGCGGCATGCCGGCGATTCACCTGCGGAGAGGAGATGAGTTCAGCATTACCGTCCTCCCGAAGGGCGCCGGGGCCGAGAACTGCTCGGCAATCGCCATGCTCCTCCCCTCCCGGACCGGCGATGTGGCGCGTTTTGCTGCCGAGACGGTGTTGAAGGCCGGCGGAAAACCCTGCCCCCCGGTGGTGATCGGCATCGGCATCGGATCGACCTTCGACGGTGCGGCGGCGCTTGCAAAGGAGGCGCTGCTCGAACCGATCGATTATATGACACCCTACGAGCAGGAGATCTGTGACGGGATCAATGCCCTGGGCATCGGGCCGATGGGTCTTGGCGGTGCCACGACGGCCCTGGCGGTGAAGGTGCGGACCGGGCACTGCCATACCGCATCTCTGCCGGTGGCGGTGAACGTCCAGTGCTGGGCACACCGCCGGGCAACACGGAGGATCAGCCTATGA
- a CDS encoding 50S ribosomal protein L16, with protein sequence MVRKPGVMYRNLAKKAYTRREYMGGIPGSKIVQFDMGNTSAEFPVEASLLVLEACQIRHTAFEAARVNINRRLMKEIGRMNYHLKLRTYPHHVLRENKQATGAGADRVSEGMRMAFGKAVGTAARVHPDQKIFTIYTSPQYIEKAKDALRHGGYKLPSPTRVVIEDKELN encoded by the coding sequence ATGGTCAGAAAACCAGGAGTAATGTACAGGAATCTCGCTAAGAAAGCATATACGCGGCGAGAATACATGGGCGGTATCCCAGGCAGCAAGATCGTCCAGTTCGATATGGGAAACACCAGCGCTGAATTCCCGGTGGAGGCAAGCCTTTTGGTGCTTGAAGCCTGTCAGATCCGTCACACCGCCTTTGAAGCGGCGCGTGTGAACATCAACAGGCGCCTGATGAAGGAAATCGGGCGTATGAACTATCACCTCAAGCTCCGCACCTACCCCCATCATGTGCTGCGTGAGAACAAGCAGGCGACCGGCGCCGGTGCAGACCGTGTTTCTGAAGGGATGCGGATGGCATTCGGCAAGGCCGTCGGGACGGCCGCACGCGTCCACCCCGATCAGAAGATCTTTACCATTTATACCTCGCCTCAGTACATCGAGAAGGCGAAGGACGCCCTCAGGCACGGCGGCTACAAGCTCCCGTCCCCGACGCGCGTGGTCATCGAGGATAAAGAACTGAACTGA
- a CDS encoding ABC transporter ATP-binding protein, protein MEMKVSNLSKSFVTDKGEQVTALGDISFTVRDKEFICIVGPSGCGKTTLLRIIAGLDTPSGGRAELDGRVITGPSPRMAMIFQEYSLYPWRTVIDNIAFGLEVQGVGKEERMEAARRYLHLVGLDEFETSYPYELSGGMRQRVAVARALCVEPEVLLMDEPFGALDAQTRNTMQTELLEIWEKTRKMVIFVTHSVDEAVFLSDRIFVLSTRPSRIQEIIEVPLPRPRDRTSVEFAEIRRDVLALIQRREESSQ, encoded by the coding sequence ATGGAGATGAAGGTCAGCAATCTGAGCAAGTCCTTTGTCACCGACAAGGGCGAGCAGGTCACCGCCCTCGGCGACATCTCGTTCACGGTCAGGGACAAGGAGTTCATCTGTATCGTCGGCCCCTCGGGCTGCGGCAAGACGACGCTCCTGCGCATCATCGCCGGTCTGGACACCCCCTCGGGTGGACGGGCCGAACTCGACGGCAGGGTGATCACCGGACCGTCGCCGCGGATGGCGATGATCTTCCAGGAGTACTCGCTCTATCCCTGGCGGACGGTCATCGACAACATCGCCTTCGGGCTTGAGGTGCAGGGTGTCGGGAAGGAGGAGCGGATGGAAGCGGCGCGTCGGTACCTCCATCTCGTCGGGCTCGACGAGTTCGAGACCTCCTACCCCTACGAGCTCTCGGGAGGGATGCGCCAGCGGGTCGCCGTGGCGCGCGCCCTCTGCGTCGAGCCAGAGGTGCTGCTGATGGACGAACCCTTCGGCGCCCTCGACGCCCAGACGCGCAACACCATGCAGACCGAGCTGCTGGAGATCTGGGAGAAGACCCGCAAAATGGTGATATTCGTGACCCATTCAGTGGACGAGGCGGTCTTTCTTTCTGATCGGATCTTCGTGCTCTCGACCCGTCCGTCGCGGATACAGGAGATCATCGAGGTTCCCCTCCCCCGGCCGCGTGACCGGACGAGTGTGGAGTTCGCGGAGATCAGGCGGGATGTGCTCGCCCTGATCCAGAGGCGGGAGGAATCCTCCCAGTAA
- a CDS encoding ABC transporter permease, whose protein sequence is MRNYLKIILPIIILFGWEAVAIALNNPFILPPIEDVLAVLLEPTKNILGSGSLLEGAERSLFRVLLGFLVASAVAIPLGIVMGRYSIVQDLTDPVIQLLRPIPPLAWLPIALAWFKIGLTSIVFIIFIGAFFPILLNTIAGVKSVNRTWLETATVYGASEGQIMAKVVLPAAAPTIWTGLRVGLGIAWQCVVAAEMLPGTTSGLGYMIMAAYNLGQMQVIIAGMIVIGLIALALDSLFRVVEQRQFRWQGRAH, encoded by the coding sequence ATGAGAAATTACCTGAAAATCATCCTTCCCATCATCATTCTTTTTGGATGGGAAGCAGTCGCCATTGCCCTGAACAACCCGTTTATCCTGCCGCCCATTGAGGACGTGCTCGCTGTCCTGCTCGAACCCACAAAGAACATCCTGGGGAGCGGAAGCCTGCTCGAGGGGGCGGAGCGCAGTCTTTTCCGTGTGCTCCTCGGCTTCCTGGTCGCATCGGCCGTCGCCATACCGCTCGGCATTGTGATGGGGCGATACAGCATCGTCCAGGACCTGACCGACCCGGTCATCCAGCTCCTCCGTCCCATCCCCCCACTGGCATGGCTGCCGATCGCCCTTGCATGGTTCAAGATCGGGCTCACCTCGATCGTCTTCATCATCTTCATCGGGGCCTTCTTCCCGATCCTGCTCAACACCATTGCGGGCGTAAAGAGCGTGAACCGGACCTGGCTCGAGACAGCGACCGTTTACGGGGCGAGCGAAGGGCAGATCATGGCAAAGGTCGTGCTGCCGGCCGCCGCACCCACCATCTGGACCGGACTGCGGGTCGGTCTGGGCATCGCATGGCAGTGCGTGGTGGCCGCCGAGATGCTCCCCGGCACCACATCAGGGCTTGGCTATATGATCATGGCCGCCTACAACCTCGGCCAGATGCAGGTGATCATCGCGGGCATGATCGTCATCGGTCTCATCGCCCTCGCCCTGGACAGCCTGTTCAGGGTGGTCGAGCAGCGGCAGTTCAGGTGGCAGGGGCGGGCCCATTGA
- a CDS encoding ABC transporter substrate-binding protein — MTHTKTAIALVIAIVAVLCVAGCTGEQPSTGGETEVEVIYSATGPMPMLLSTDQIDGYMAWQPFVAVATVSGIGKVVSYSQDLPPAGMWTDHTCCALTAREDQIQENADLVNAFSALMIAADDYIIENPDRAAEISADWLYGGDDMTFGDVTVSSVEVLKESIPTLKFTTEPSEAWITSNDNFVVALRDLGYITGSLKDADDAEVNSKLFDFGPYEQAKAMIANGTIATPADAGTITVGYLPSDHHAPLFVAIKEWEYFEKTYGIALKPASEGSGAVDNAELFVNGVKVANVKLVKGEGGSQLMTLAAQDTLQIALVGTPPAITAIDKGTPIKILHPLQTEGSGLVVSADAPADDWQSFIAWAEQRAAEGKPLKIASPPKGSIQDVQLRAALGDSNVVVKEAQ; from the coding sequence ATGACCCATACGAAGACAGCCATTGCGCTCGTTATTGCGATCGTGGCAGTCCTGTGCGTTGCCGGATGCACCGGCGAACAGCCCTCAACGGGCGGAGAGACAGAGGTCGAGGTGATCTACTCGGCGACCGGACCGATGCCGATGCTCCTCTCCACCGATCAGATCGACGGATATATGGCCTGGCAGCCCTTTGTCGCCGTCGCCACGGTGAGCGGCATCGGCAAGGTGGTCTCCTACTCGCAGGACCTGCCGCCGGCAGGGATGTGGACCGACCACACCTGCTGCGCCCTTACCGCCCGCGAGGACCAGATCCAGGAGAACGCCGACCTGGTCAACGCCTTCTCGGCACTGATGATCGCCGCTGACGACTACATCATCGAGAACCCGGACCGTGCCGCAGAGATCAGCGCCGACTGGCTCTACGGCGGCGACGACATGACCTTCGGGGATGTCACCGTCTCCTCGGTGGAGGTGCTGAAGGAGTCGATCCCGACGCTGAAGTTCACCACCGAACCCTCGGAGGCATGGATCACGAGCAACGACAACTTCGTCGTGGCCCTCCGCGACCTCGGGTATATCACCGGTTCGCTGAAGGACGCCGACGATGCGGAGGTGAACAGCAAACTCTTCGACTTCGGCCCGTATGAACAGGCGAAGGCGATGATCGCAAACGGCACCATCGCAACACCCGCCGATGCCGGCACCATCACCGTCGGCTACCTGCCCTCAGACCACCATGCACCCCTGTTCGTGGCGATCAAGGAGTGGGAGTACTTCGAGAAGACCTATGGCATCGCCCTGAAGCCCGCCTCTGAAGGCAGCGGCGCCGTCGACAACGCCGAACTGTTCGTCAACGGCGTCAAGGTGGCCAATGTCAAACTCGTGAAGGGCGAGGGCGGATCGCAGCTGATGACGCTTGCCGCACAGGACACCCTCCAGATCGCCCTGGTCGGAACACCGCCGGCGATCACCGCTATCGACAAAGGAACACCTATAAAGATTCTCCACCCATTACAGACGGAAGGATCGGGTCTTGTTGTTTCAGCCGATGCACCTGCAGACGACTGGCAGAGCTTTATTGCATGGGCGGAGCAGCGTGCGGCTGAGGGTAAACCATTGAAGATTGCATCGCCGCCCAAGGGCTCGATCCAGGACGTGCAGCTCCGTGCCGCACTCGGTGACAGCAATGTGGTGGTGAAAGAAGCTCAATGA
- a CDS encoding helix-turn-helix domain-containing protein yields the protein MMQAEPVDRLLRAALVSDEEFTALLNHILKAELRVGVRELSERSGIAQSTLYKVLNGQRSPTLSTLRQILNAVRSFSRSPEEAFIGLIAARYVLESIQERMVVIDGQQFRVREYPVHTFEDTIVAAVRAEREGAIAIVCAPIASSTIEQVIRIPVTTIVPRDSVQRAIEAAARKAWM from the coding sequence ATGATGCAGGCAGAACCGGTTGACCGCCTCCTCAGGGCCGCCCTTGTCTCGGACGAGGAGTTCACCGCCCTCCTCAATCATATCCTGAAGGCGGAACTGCGGGTGGGTGTGCGTGAACTCTCGGAGCGGAGCGGGATCGCACAGAGCACCCTTTATAAAGTGCTCAACGGGCAGCGCTCTCCGACGCTCTCCACGTTGCGGCAGATCCTCAATGCCGTACGATCGTTTTCGAGGTCGCCGGAAGAGGCGTTTATCGGACTGATCGCCGCCCGGTATGTCCTGGAGTCCATCCAGGAACGTATGGTCGTCATCGACGGTCAGCAGTTCAGGGTGCGGGAGTACCCGGTCCATACCTTCGAGGACACTATCGTTGCCGCTGTGCGCGCCGAGCGGGAGGGGGCGATCGCTATCGTTTGCGCCCCGATCGCCTCCTCCACCATCGAGCAGGTGATCCGCATACCGGTGACCACGATCGTCCCGAGGGACAGCGTCCAGCGCGCCATCGAGGCGGCGGCCCGCAAGGCCTGGATGTAA
- the argH gene encoding argininosuccinate lyase, with the protein MQRDLVRRGRLSDDRTGEVAHFLSSMAADHRIADMDVLVDMAHLLMLERQGIMVTDAAQAIMGALLGFHRDGVPPEAYDEEFEDIHAGKEAALIARVGEEFGGRLHMGRSRNDEVATCIRMRLRDDLIALMEETNDLRGVLLALAGEHRETIMPGFTHLQHAQPTTLAHHLLAYEAAFGRDVGRLRDALVRLNECPLGAAAFASTGYPIDREMTASLLGFDRPMGNSMDAVSTRDFALEALSACAVEMATLSRFCEEIILWSSAFVRFVTLSDGYSSTSSIMPQKKNPDTAEISRAKAGTVAGAFTAALTITRGLPMSYNRDLQELTPHLWQGVTAARESVAVFAGLLRTAAFHPEPMAEEAAVGFSTATELADVLVREFGLPFRTAHSVVGRAVRKGALDLDTVEASAVEVAGISLCDRGLTAERLASALDPAVSVASRGICGGPAPAETARAITEREDALKDDRQWVAGRREAVAAAIGRLVTECERLCVHE; encoded by the coding sequence ATGCAACGCGATCTGGTGCGGCGGGGCAGGCTGAGTGACGACCGCACGGGCGAGGTGGCGCACTTCCTCTCCTCGATGGCGGCCGATCACCGGATTGCCGATATGGATGTGCTGGTTGATATGGCCCATCTCCTGATGCTGGAGCGACAGGGGATCATGGTGACCGATGCGGCACAGGCGATTATGGGAGCGCTGCTCGGGTTCCACCGGGACGGCGTCCCGCCCGAGGCCTATGACGAAGAGTTCGAGGACATCCACGCCGGAAAAGAGGCGGCGCTCATCGCCCGCGTCGGCGAGGAGTTCGGGGGCCGCCTCCACATGGGGCGCTCGCGCAACGACGAGGTGGCGACCTGCATCAGGATGCGGCTGAGGGACGACCTCATCGCCCTGATGGAGGAGACGAACGACCTCAGGGGGGTGCTGCTCGCGCTCGCCGGTGAACACCGGGAGACGATCATGCCCGGTTTCACCCATCTCCAGCATGCCCAGCCCACCACCCTGGCCCACCACCTCCTGGCCTATGAGGCGGCGTTCGGGCGGGACGTCGGGCGGCTGAGAGACGCCCTGGTGCGGCTGAACGAGTGCCCCCTCGGGGCCGCCGCCTTCGCCTCCACCGGCTATCCGATCGACCGGGAGATGACCGCATCCCTCCTGGGGTTCGACCGCCCGATGGGCAACTCGATGGACGCCGTTTCCACGCGTGATTTCGCCCTCGAGGCGTTATCGGCCTGTGCTGTCGAGATGGCAACGCTGAGCCGGTTCTGCGAGGAGATCATCCTCTGGAGCAGTGCATTCGTCCGCTTTGTCACGCTCTCCGACGGCTACTCCTCCACGAGTTCGATCATGCCCCAGAAGAAGAACCCGGACACCGCCGAGATCAGCCGTGCGAAGGCCGGCACCGTAGCAGGGGCGTTCACCGCCGCCCTGACGATCACGCGGGGGCTGCCGATGAGTTACAACCGCGACCTGCAGGAGCTCACCCCCCACCTCTGGCAGGGCGTGACCGCCGCACGGGAGAGTGTTGCGGTGTTTGCCGGGCTGCTCAGGACGGCCGCGTTCCACCCGGAACCGATGGCCGAAGAGGCGGCCGTCGGCTTCTCGACGGCGACCGAACTGGCGGACGTGCTGGTGCGCGAGTTCGGCCTCCCCTTCAGGACGGCGCATTCGGTCGTCGGCCGCGCCGTCAGGAAGGGGGCGCTTGATCTCGATACAGTCGAGGCGTCGGCGGTCGAGGTGGCGGGCATATCGCTCTGCGACCGTGGACTGACGGCGGAACGGCTGGCTTCGGCGCTCGATCCGGCGGTCTCCGTCGCCTCCCGCGGCATCTGCGGCGGTCCTGCCCCTGCAGAGACTGCCCGGGCGATCACCGAACGGGAAGATGCGCTCAAGGACGACCGGCAGTGGGTCGCCGGACGAAGAGAGGCGGTGGCGGCGGCGATCGGCCGCCTTGTCACCGAATGTGAGAGGTTGTGTGTGCATGAGTGA
- the gatD gene encoding Glu-tRNA(Gln) amidotransferase subunit GatD, with amino-acid sequence MSEGYSTGDIVAASCRGHPVEGIYITNRDGMAVIKLGSGYNIGVDPDSCTLVRAAPPAAPAGEFSVTQDDSLPDLAIISTGGTIASKIDYRTGAVTSRFTADDILRAIPGLSTIGRYRSEVLATILSENMTPATWQALARSVHDAVGDGAAGVIVTHGTDTMAYSASALAYMLKTPVPVVFVGSQRSADRPSSDNIMNAMCAASAATSDLGEVAVVMHATTSDDHCAVHRGTRVRKMHTSRRDAFVSHDMAPIGTVDYPSLEVRLSDDAVRRGHADLALHDRLEERCGLLYFYPGMPEAVVRAHEGCRGLVIAGTGLGHISTACIGAVRDLIDAGTAVVMTSQCLHGRVCDRVYDTGRDLLAAGVVEGEDMLPEAALTKLMWVLGNESDPERVREMMVTDLAGEIRRRSDHGL; translated from the coding sequence ATGAGTGAAGGCTATTCCACCGGCGACATCGTCGCCGCCTCCTGCCGGGGCCACCCGGTGGAGGGTATCTATATTACGAACCGCGACGGCATGGCGGTCATCAAACTGGGCAGCGGCTACAATATCGGGGTGGACCCGGACTCCTGCACCCTGGTGCGTGCGGCGCCGCCCGCCGCCCCCGCGGGGGAGTTCTCGGTCACGCAGGACGACTCCCTCCCCGACCTTGCGATCATCTCCACCGGTGGGACGATCGCCTCGAAGATCGACTACCGCACCGGTGCGGTGACCAGCCGATTCACGGCCGACGACATCCTGCGGGCGATCCCCGGTCTCTCCACCATCGGCCGCTACCGCTCCGAGGTGCTGGCGACGATCCTCTCCGAGAACATGACGCCCGCCACCTGGCAGGCGCTTGCCCGCTCGGTCCATGACGCCGTCGGGGACGGTGCGGCCGGGGTGATCGTCACCCACGGCACCGACACCATGGCCTATTCGGCCTCGGCACTTGCATATATGCTCAAAACGCCGGTTCCGGTCGTCTTCGTCGGTTCCCAGCGTTCGGCCGACCGCCCGAGCTCGGACAATATCATGAACGCCATGTGCGCTGCCTCTGCCGCCACCTCCGACCTCGGCGAGGTCGCCGTGGTGATGCATGCCACCACCAGCGACGACCATTGCGCCGTCCACCGGGGGACGCGGGTGCGCAAGATGCACACCTCCCGGCGCGACGCCTTTGTGAGCCACGACATGGCGCCGATCGGTACGGTCGACTACCCCTCACTGGAGGTCCGCCTCTCGGATGATGCGGTGCGGCGCGGCCATGCCGACCTCGCCCTCCATGACCGCCTTGAGGAGCGCTGCGGGCTGCTGTACTTCTATCCCGGCATGCCCGAGGCAGTTGTGCGTGCCCATGAGGGATGCCGCGGCCTCGTGATCGCCGGCACCGGCCTCGGCCACATCTCGACCGCCTGCATCGGGGCGGTGCGGGACCTGATCGACGCCGGAACGGCCGTCGTGATGACCTCCCAGTGCCTCCACGGCCGCGTCTGCGACCGGGTCTATGACACGGGCCGCGACCTGCTCGCCGCCGGCGTCGTCGAGGGCGAGGACATGCTCCCTGAGGCGGCGCTCACCAAGCTGATGTGGGTGCTCGGCAACGAGTCCGACCCGGAACGGGTGCGGGAGATGATGGTAACCGATCTTGCCGGCGAGATCAGGAGGAGGTCTGATCATGGACTATGA